In Mongoliitalea daihaiensis, one DNA window encodes the following:
- a CDS encoding M64 family metallopeptidase → MKKIYYTFSLFVGFFFSTAFVFAQLFPVETIVYNGSPDKMVNLVIMGDGYTAAQQDKFMQDVRKNIEGMFGQEPWKSKAQFINVYAIKVVSNVSGAADRPSQPIDNYFGSSFNTSGIERLLYPTRINRVVSVLSNNLPFYDIGVIVVNDGRYGGAGGSFATFSTHPSALEIMIHELGHTFTRLSDEYWAGDQFARETPNMSRDNNPATNRWRTFLNNGGVGIFPHEESPAWFRPHNNCKMRFLGRDFCPVCMDQLTTKIDDLTKPAALQSPQAFFGADKLEILEGQEVRFFDLTSQSPDTWSWIFQGGSPETTSTQNPTVSFENEGNYQVTLTTSNSVGTSTFQRNQFIIVKKDTEAPILSTRNPIIQLNQNGQATLSVAQVDTGTSDNVGIQSMTLSQTAFDCSHVGVNNITFTVVDVNGNEASTTVSVTVVDNIAPVVRTKAFTLVLNEEGVGELKPEDIDDGSFDNCGIESLSLSKTTFGREDSGDNTVTLTVRDIHGNSGSATATVRVDIILFANQEIQEAILLYPNPSQGYLQLTFPQVVDPTLKSIEILDTKGSEIRRITEFPSTGKVIPIDVSHLPNGLYLLQLTSEKYFQTIRFVIQK, encoded by the coding sequence ATGAAAAAAATTTACTACACCTTCAGTCTATTTGTGGGATTTTTCTTTTCAACAGCCTTTGTATTTGCCCAGCTGTTCCCAGTAGAAACAATTGTTTATAATGGCTCCCCTGATAAAATGGTCAACTTGGTCATCATGGGGGACGGGTATACCGCAGCCCAACAAGATAAATTTATGCAAGATGTGCGTAAAAACATTGAAGGCATGTTTGGTCAGGAACCCTGGAAATCCAAGGCACAATTTATCAATGTATACGCTATCAAAGTAGTATCCAATGTTTCGGGAGCTGCTGACCGTCCATCTCAACCCATCGATAACTATTTCGGAAGTTCATTTAACACCTCTGGCATTGAGCGCTTATTGTATCCAACTCGCATCAACAGGGTAGTGTCTGTGTTGAGCAATAACCTCCCTTTCTACGACATTGGAGTCATTGTGGTCAACGATGGCCGCTATGGAGGCGCCGGAGGTTCCTTTGCCACCTTTTCGACCCATCCCTCAGCATTGGAGATTATGATCCATGAATTAGGACATACCTTCACACGCTTGTCCGACGAATATTGGGCGGGAGATCAATTTGCTAGAGAAACACCCAATATGAGCCGAGACAACAATCCTGCTACCAATCGTTGGAGGACCTTTCTCAATAATGGAGGAGTAGGGATCTTCCCTCACGAGGAGTCCCCTGCATGGTTTAGGCCACACAATAATTGTAAGATGCGCTTTTTAGGCCGTGATTTTTGCCCGGTTTGCATGGATCAGCTTACAACAAAGATTGATGACCTGACAAAACCAGCTGCATTGCAGAGCCCACAGGCATTTTTTGGAGCAGACAAATTGGAGATTTTGGAAGGTCAAGAAGTCCGCTTTTTTGATTTGACTAGTCAGTCCCCTGATACATGGTCTTGGATTTTTCAAGGAGGATCCCCAGAAACAACCTCAACACAAAACCCTACGGTTTCCTTTGAAAATGAAGGGAATTATCAAGTAACCCTTACTACCTCCAACAGTGTGGGAACTTCCACCTTTCAACGGAATCAATTCATTATTGTAAAAAAAGATACTGAAGCTCCAATTTTGAGCACACGAAACCCTATCATACAATTGAATCAAAACGGACAAGCCACCCTCTCTGTAGCACAGGTAGATACGGGTACTAGCGATAACGTGGGGATTCAGTCCATGACACTATCTCAGACTGCCTTTGACTGCTCCCATGTTGGGGTCAATAATATCACCTTTACAGTTGTCGACGTAAATGGCAATGAGGCTAGCACCACCGTATCAGTTACTGTGGTAGATAACATCGCTCCTGTGGTGCGGACAAAAGCATTTACGTTAGTATTAAATGAGGAAGGTGTTGGCGAATTAAAACCGGAAGATATCGATGACGGTTCTTTTGATAATTGCGGCATTGAAAGCCTCAGTTTATCCAAAACAACTTTTGGAAGGGAGGATTCTGGAGATAATACAGTAACTTTAACTGTTCGCGATATTCATGGAAACAGTGGAAGTGCTACCGCTACGGTCAGGGTAGATATTATCTTGTTTGCCAATCAAGAAATCCAAGAGGCAATCCTTCTTTATCCCAACCCAAGTCAGGGATACCTACAGCTTACCTTTCCTCAGGTAGTGGATCCAACCCTGAAAAGTATTGAAATTTTGGACACCAAAGGTTCAGAAATTCGACGAATCACGGAATTTCCCTCCACAGGAAAAGTTATTCCAATCGATGTGAGTCATCTGCCAAATGGACTATATTTGCTTCAGCTTACCAGTGAAAAATACTTTCAAACCATACGGTTTGTCATCCAAAAATAA